The DNA segment CCCTCGTCGAGGGCGCACGTTCGCGGCCTTTGATCTTGACATATAAAGATTTATTGATATATTCGAGTCGTGGCAGCTCTCCTCCCGGCCCGCATGCTCGAGCGCCCCGCCGACCTGACGCGGCTCGCGTCGCTCTTCCATGCCCTGTCGGACGAGACTCGCCTCCGGATCGTGGGAAGGCTCCTGGGCGGCGAGCAGTGCGTCTGCAACCTCACGGACGCGCTCGACGCGGGCCAGTCCCGCCTCTCGTTCCACCTGAAGGCGCTGAAGGATGCCGGCCTCGTCTCCGACCGGCGGGAGGGGCGCTGGGTGCATTACTCGCTGAACCCGGACGTTCTTCAGGAGATCAAGAACTTCGTCGGATCCGTGCGGGAAGGCGCCGCGCGCTGCTGCTGAGAATTTCGTGTGACGGATACATCAAGAATCATTGATGAGAAGGGGGACCCCATGGCGGAAACGAGCATCAAGGACGTGGTCAAGGAGAAGTACGGAGAAGCCGCCCGGCGGGCCGTGGCCGGGGAGACGTCGTGCTGCGCGCCGACGTGCTGTGGCGGGGAGAAGGACCCGATCACGTCGAACCTCTATTCGCTCTCTGAGACCGCGGGCCTCCCGGAGCTGGCCGTCTCCGCGTCGCTCGGGTGCGGCAACCCGACGGCGCTCGCGCAGCTGAGCGAGGGCGACACGGTTCTCGATCTCGGTTCGGGCGGAGGCATCGACGTCCTCCTGTCGGCGCGGCGCGTCGGCCCCACCGGGAAGGTCTACGGCCTCGACATGACGGACGACATGCTCGCCCTCGCGCGCGAGAACCAGCGCAAGGCGGGCGTC comes from the Acidobacteriota bacterium genome and includes:
- a CDS encoding metalloregulator ArsR/SmtB family transcription factor, coding for MLERPADLTRLASLFHALSDETRLRIVGRLLGGEQCVCNLTDALDAGQSRLSFHLKALKDAGLVSDRREGRWVHYSLNPDVLQEIKNFVGSVREGAARCC